The sequence CTACCAGGAGGCCGTCGCCACCGGAGATGCTATCGGTTATGTACGGGACAGGGAGCTACCCGAGGAGGAGCGAAAAGATTACAAAATCCTCTATCCCGCCTACGGGACTTATATCGCCGGCGAAGGATTGGGGCTCGCATCCTGGTTCACGCCGATCAGTTACCCGGTCCAGCTCGGGGTTCAGCTCGGGGTCGCCATCCCGGGGCATATTGTCGGGCGCATCAAGGCAGCCAACATTGATGAGCCGACCGAACCGGGCACGCCGGCGATCTCGCTGGTGAAGTGATCGGGCATCCTGGCCTGGAATTGCGGCCCTTTCTCTCGAACGGTTCAGTCACAATCCGCAAACAAATCCGGATCAAAACTCAACCCGGTAGCCGACCGTAAAAAAGTAACCCCGGCGATCTTCCTGCAGACCAGCAGTCTTTTCACTTGACCACTCGCCACCCCCCTCAAACTCGAAGTGGTATTGTCTTTTCAGGACATAATCCAGCCGCAGGAGGGGCCGGAACTTCCACAGGCTGCCATCATCTAATTTATTGGTCCGATAGTCGTAAACAACCCTGGGGTTGACACGGAAATTCCGGGTCACGGGATAACGGGTGTTGACGTTCGCCGAGTAAAGCTTGGAACTGGTGCTGTCCGAATACCTTAATCCGAAAATAGCGATATCACCAACCTTAAACAGACTGCTGCCGATGAGTTGCAGAGAATAATATAATTCCGTGTCGGTCCCCGGTTGCGCGGCGACACCACCCGAAGCTGGCGTGCTGGAAAACCTCGATGCGGTCACATCGCCGCTGAGTTGAAATTTTTGCGTCAATGGTTGAGTAACACCAAAAGTATAGGAGGTACTTTTAGCGGTTCTGTCGAGGGCCAGTTGGCGTATTTCTTCATCGGTGTAGAGCGCCTGTAATTCGCTGATGGAATAGACAGGTTGCCCTTGCAGAGCGTTACTGGTCATCAATACGGGACTGTTGCGGTAATCGACTGACAGGTTCAATGATGTTTTACCCGGAAGCTGCCAGTTCGCCGTCAGCAATGCGGTATTCAACTCCGAGTAAGAGGTATCGTAATCGACCAGGCTGAAGAACGACAGGGTCGGATCAAAATAACGCACTTCGCCGCCAACCGCCTGCCGATCAAGCACCCCGTCATTTTCCTGGGTAATGTAGTAAGTACTAACATTCCAGCGGTTGGCAAAGGTCCCCAGGTAAATGCTGACTCCGTAGAAGGGTCGTTCGGTATCGATGGTCGTATCGGCCGCCGAAGCAACAGGATAACCACCGACCAGATTCATTGCCACCATGTCATGCAGCTGCCAGCGCAACAAACCGCCATCAAACCGCCCGAGCACGCCGCCACTGCTGCGTGTTTGCCTGCCGATCCGGGCCGACAGATCGATTTTTCGCGCCAGGGTGTCAATATAGAGGGAACTGATGGTCGATTCGTCTTCACCGTCCGGCAAGTAGTTGTTTTCAAAACCGCCGACAAAGGCCGCGCGCACATCATAATTATCGCTTCGCAAACGGACATTGGCGTCAAGGTTGCTACTCAGGGAATCACGGTTGACGATGTGACCGGTAGTGTCTGAGTTAGTCACATCACGATCATAATACTGGTAGAAGCTGCCATATTCCTCAAGCTGCCACTGATTTTCGGACAATGCTTCTTTGGCTTGACGCAACTTTTCCTTTGGCGTTTCATGCGCGGTCAACAGACCTGCCAGGCGCTGCTTGACCCGCGCAAATCCTTCAGCTTCAGGATAAAGCTCAAGATAGGTTTCATATTCTGCCCGGGCATGAGCCAACTGACCGTTGCGCTCCCGGGCCAAACCGAGAAACTCCTGTGCCTGCTGCCGGACACCCGGATCACCGGACTGGACCAGGCGGGTGTAAACCTGAACCGCGCGTCGATAGTTCCCGGCGATCATTGCCGCCTTCCCTTCATCAAACAATGCCTGCTCATACGCATCGGCACGCAGAGGCCGCGCACTTTTCCCGACGGTAACAAGAGCCTCCGGTTGAGCTCCGACAGCAGATGATGGAGGAAAAACTTCCCGGGTCAAATGTCGAGTATTCTGCGGTGCCACGGTCACCCAGGCGTGCGGAAAGTCTTTTTTCAGGCGACCGAAAACTTCATTGGCTGATCGCTCATTGTCGAAAAAGCCGAGCCAGAGGCTATACCAGGGACGTCCATTCTGCGTGAACTTTGTACTGTAAAGTTGATACCGCTTGAGGAGATCTGGCTGCGGCAAAGCGGCCAGATCAAGCTCGGCCAACTTCGATTCCAGGTTGATCGCATAACGGGTTTTTGTTTCGGGAGGAGTCGCCTCTGGGATGTCGCGGGTGACAATAATTTTCAGCAGACGAGGGTCTGCACTGCCCAGCCGATTAAAATACACCTCATCTGCAAAGCGAAGCAGCAATTGGACCCGTCCACTTGCATCGGCTTCGTAACTGATCTCGGTCAACGCGCCGCTACTTTGCCGGTTCCAACTCAGATTTTTCGGACGATCCAGGTCAGAGAGTTGTCTCGGATCGCCAAGGGCGCGCAACTCGATCTGCAGCAGGTCTCCTTTTCCGATTGGCGAATGATTCTGGTATTGCATCGGCATGCCAAAATTCAGCTCTATCTTGGTCGTCGGTCCGGCGGTTTTGACATCGACTGAATCGACGACCGTTACTTCGGCCAGGGCGAACGCGGTACCATCGAGCAGGCCAATACCGATCAGGAAGATAAACAAGGCTATCGCACGAATTGATCGAATCATCTAAAAACTCCCGTTGGAGCGATGTTCGCTGTTTCGGCTGCGCGAAATCGTCGACAGGGTACTGTCGGTATAGGTGTGACAGGCGCCGGCACAATTGCGCAGTTCACTGACGGTGTAATAGGCGCCACCACTGACTTTCCTATGCTCGTCAGCCCTATAATCGTTGGCGTGGCAGCCGGCACAATCAGGCTTGTAGGCTGCGGTCGGCCAGGCAACAATCTGGCTGTTGCCGGTATGGCAGTTCACGCAAGTGACGCTGGAACGATGGGTTCCGGGATATGCAGATGAGCTATGATTGAAACTGATGGTCGCCCAGCCGGTGGTTCGATGACAGCTGTCGCACTGTTGTGTCGTCACAAAATGCCCGCCCGGAGTACCGGTCGCTGTAGTGCCGTTATGACAGCTGGAGCAAACTCCGGCGGCAGCGGAATGATCAAAGCTGGCCGGCGTCCAGGCCAGAGTCGAATGGCAGAGATCGCACGGGCCGCTGGTCTGGATATGGGTGCCCGGTTTGCCGGGAGCAGTTATTCCATTGTGGCAGCTGGTGCAACTACCGGTAATAGCAGAATGATCCATCCGGACCGTCGCCCAGTTATTGGTGATGTGGCAATCATCGCAATTATTCGTCGAAGCAATATGGGTGGCACTCTTGCCTGGAGCCGTGCTGCCGTTGTGACAGCTGTAACAGGTGCCGCTGACGTTGGTGTGATCGATATTCGCCGGCAACCAGGCGCTGGTGCTATGACACAGATCGCATTGAGCCGTGGTCTGGACATGCGTTGCCGACTTTCCCGGTGCTACCGTTCCGTTATGACAAGTAGTGCAGATGCCGGTCACGGCGCTGTGATCCATCCGGATCGTCGCCCAGTTATTGGTGACATGACAGGCATCGCAACTGTTGGTCGAAGTAATATGGGTGGCACTCTTCCCCGGAGCGGTGCTGCCGTTGTGACAGCTGTAACAGGTGCCGCTGACGTTGGTGTGATCGATATTCGCCGGCAACCAGGCGCTGGTGCCATGACACAGATCGCATTGAGCCGTGGTCTGGACATGCGTTGCCGACTTTCCCGGTGCTACCGTTCCGTTATGACAGCCGGAGCAGGTGCCGGTCACGGCGCTGTGATCCATCCGGGTCGTCGCCCAGTTATTGGTGACATGACAGGCATCGCAATTATTGGTCGAAGTAATATGGGTGGCACTCTTCCCCGGAGCGGTACTGCCGTTGTGACAGCTGCCACAACTGGCCGTGATTGACGTATGGTCTACTTTACCCCCGACAAAGGTTGTTGTCGTATGACAGGCATCGCATTGGACAGTGGTCTGGACGTGGGTCGCCGACTTGCCCGGCGCCACCGTTCCGTTATGACAGCCGGAACAGGTACCGGTCGCCTGGCTGTGATCCATTGCTACACTGGCCCAGGCCGCTGCGACATGGCAGGCATCGCAACTGTTGGTCGAAGTGATGTGATTCGCAGGTTTACCATGAACCGACGACCCGTTGTGGCAGTTGAAGCAGGGGCCGGTTGCCAGGGAATGATCATAGGTGGCATCAATCCATACGGTCGGCCGGTGACAGTTTTCGCAGTTATTGTCGCTGGCAATATGGCGGCTCGTTTTCCCCGGGATCGGGTTGCCGTTGTGACAGCTGAAACAGGTTTGTGTTATTGAGTTGTGATCAAAAAATGTCGCTTGCCAGCTGATCGTCGAGTGACAGGCGGAACAGAGACCACTACTGGCCGGATGATTCCCCGGTTTGCCAATGGCCATACTGTTATTGTGACAACCTGAGCAGTTAGCCGTGGTTGCCAGGCTATGGTCCATCCTGACCTTTGACCAGGCCTGGGACGCGTGACACAGGTCACAATCCCCCTGTGTCGGAATGTGGTTAGCCGATACCCCTTGAGCCGCGATCCGGCCGCCACCGGAGTGACAGGGGGAGCATTGTCGTGGTGTCCCCTTGAAGATCCCATTCACATGACAACGCCCGCAGCGGAGGTTCTCATGCTCACCCTCGAGTGGAAAGCCGGTCGTAAAGTGATCAAACGATGGGCTTCTGACTGCTGATTCAGCCGGCTTTTCGGCGCTTGAAACAGCCTGTGCCAGCTGTTTTTCGCTGACGGAAACCCGGGTTATCCAGGCGTCCGGATAATTCTTTCGCCAGCGGTCCAGAGCAGCTTCGGCGTCCGACATGCTCGAAAAGAACCCAAGGCGCAGCCGGTGCCAGGTCTGCCCGTCTTTCCGGAACAGGGTCTGATAACCGAGTTTACCCATACCGACATTGTCGATTGCGCCCACAGGCGTTAAGGATGATTCAAGATTGAGCGCATAAATGACGGTTGAGGGTCCGGCGGAATGGACAGGGGCCGGGATCAGAAAAAAACCGAGGATCAGCAGGCTCAGAAACAGACTCCGTACGGACTGAAAGAAAGGTTGATATCTCATACAAAATATTCCATTCATCTGTATTTTTCTCTGCGACAGGGGTAAAAACATAACCTATCTCGTTATCCTGAGTTGTTTGAAATCTTTACTAATATGGCACCGGTCGCAATCGCGACCAAAATCGCCGCGATGGATATCGTCCTTGCGGTGACAGTTGCCACAGCTCTTGCCGATGCGGATTTTTTCTTTAACCGGGTCCCGGTGGCAGGCGACACATTCAAGAGAAGCATGCGCTCCCTCAAGCTTGAATTTTGTCCGGGTATCGTGATCGAACAACCAGAGGTCCCAGCCATTCGGATTATGGCAGGCCGCGCAATCCTTCCCCAGTCGCTGTTTATGGCGATCGTCCTTGCCGTGGCAACCAGCACAGTCGCCTGATACGTTCTTGAATGTCGTTTCGAGATGGCAAGATTCACAGGGGACTGTGGCATGAATTCCGATCAGCGGGAAACGACTCAGATCGTGCTCAAACCTGACATCGACCCGCCAGCCCCTCTGATTATGACAACTTTCGCATTGTTTTCCCTGCTGCAAGCGATGTGCATCATCCAGCTCATGACAGCTGAAACAGTTGGTCGCCTTTTTTTTCTGTTCCTGCCGGTTGCCGGAGTGACACTTGCTGCAAGCCAGTTTACTGTGCTTGTACCGCAACGGAAACTTCGTCTTGTCGTGATTAAACTGGCCCTTCTTCCAACCGGTGGTCTGATGGCACTCCTCGCATTTATTGCCGAAGCGGCCACGATGCAGGTCTTCCGAACGGTGGCATGATGCACAACCCGGATCCAGATTCTGATTGTAAAGCTGTCGAGGATGACATGCGATGCACTGAACCTGCCGATGCTTGTTTTGCAGCGGGAACTTGGTCCGGCTGTGATCGAACAGAACAAACTTCCATGCCGAGGCCTGTTTATCAGTCAGCTTCTGCGCTCCTTCCGGGGTATGGCAGTTTTCGCATTTCTTGCCATAATTTCCCTGATGGCCGTCATTGAGCCGATGACAGGCGTAACAAGCACGCGGGACCTCTTTCCATCGCTGATTCGGGTGACAGAGGGCACAGCTGATTTTCCGGTGCCCGCCCAGCAACGGGAATCTCGTTTTTTCGTGGTTGAAACGGGTTTCTGCCCAGGTTGTGGATTTATGACAGTTCTGGCACTCTTTGCCCAGACGCCCCTTGTGAGGTTCAATCTCCTTGTGACAAAAAACGCACTGGCTGGCAGCGTTCCTGAATTTTCGTTTCTCCCACTCTTTTATTTCAGGTTTATTGAGAAGCTCCGGCTTGAGCTTATTCGGATTGTGGCAGCCACTGCATTGAACATGCAGGTGTGCACCGATCAGCTCAAAATCAGTTTGGCGATGGTCAAAAGTCTCCGCGTCGAGCAGAACGATGTCGGCGGTCCGCCCCTGGTGCTCCGGGTGACACAAACTGCACTCCTTTTGCGCCGCATCCCGGTTTCTGCCATGAAACCCGGTCTTGCGCCGGAGATCCCCGTCGACCTGCTTGTGACAGTCGAGACAAAGCCGGCCCTGTGAGGTCTTACTGAACAGTTGGTGGCAGCGTTTGCACTCACTTTCATACCGGGCGTGCCCCTCAATCACCGGACCGGGCATGACCAGTTGCACCACTTCGGCCTGCGCCTGCTGAACAGACAGCGACGGGAGCAGCAAAGCAATCAAAATAATAATGAAGAGTCTGCACATAATTTCTATTCGGATCAAAACATGTGTACAGCGATGACGTGAACGATACCGGCGACGATCAACAACACGAACATCGGCATATGAAACAGGTGCCAGAGAGCAAAAAATCTCTCAAAAAAGCTGAACTCGGCCACCCGTAAGACTGCCTCAAGATGCCTGGAGATCAATATTCGGTCAGCTTTGAGCTGTCGCTTCAACTCCTGCTTTGGCCAGTCATTGCGCTTCGCGGTGATTTTCAGTGCCCGCCGCAATCCCCACAACAGAACCCTGCGGGTCCAGCGTTTGCGAATATTTATGACAATGACCCGCAGCAAACCCTGAATTGCCCCGCTCGGGGGGGTCAATACCAATTTTTCGAAATTGAGTAGCCGTTGCCTGAGCATCGGTGCGTAAACAAAAACGTAGGCCAGGTTATTGTGATTGGAAGTGATCTCCTTGCTCATTTTGCTGAGAGTGAGCCGCTCGCCATGCAGACCATAATGAATCCGGGTGTACAGATAGCGCCCGAAAAAACCACTGAGAGCAATCAGCAAGGTACAACCGAGGACAACGGCACTGTTGATGGAGCCGAGACTGAAGTTGGCATGGAACAAAACCAGGATCGGTCCGAGGATACCGAATACCACATGGGCGCTGAACCAGTGGCGGGTCGCTCCCCAGTTACGCATCAGGCGATTTTTTTTGCGCAATGGATAGAGCAGCTGTGAAACCATTGCCAGGCCGCCGATAATGCCGAAGAGATAACCGACGCCCTCTTTCGGGATCAGGTACTGTTCGCCTCGCAGCAACCAGCCCGCAACCAGAACACTGATCGCCAGAAAGTACCCCGGCATGCTGATCCAGCGTGATGTCGGGGCGGCAAACATATCCTGTGTCGCCTCAGTTGAAGCCCCGACTTCAGCAGGTTCCGGGCTGCTTTCGGGAGCCGCTGCAGTTTTGCTTTCAGGTGCTGGAGCATCCACCGGTACGGCCGGAGAAGAAGGTTCGGCGTCGACCGGGGCAGCCGGTTTGAGATACTGTTCCCACTGGGCAGTAACCGACTGTTCCCATTCCGATATCGCCAGATGTTCCCATTCGGCGACGGGGGTCAGATGCCATTCGGCCAGAGACGACAGCTTCAGCTGATGCTGATCAGGGTTGTCGCCCAAAGCGGCGGCAACCTTCTCGATTTTTCGCAGCTGCTCCTGTATGGGGTGGCGCTGGGCAACCGTTAATTTTTTCAGTCGCAGGCCTTGCTGCAACAGGTTGATGGCTTTTCTCAGCCGACCCCTCTTCAGGTGGCATTGAGCCCCCATGACGATACAGTCGACCAATCGGCCGGGACTGTTGGACGCCATGGAAAAGTTTTTCAGGGCACGATCGTACAAGCGGTTTTTGTAGTTGGCCATCCCCATGGAGTACTGTTGCTCAAACTCTCCGGGTTCGACGATATGTTGCTGAATACTGTCAACACTTGCATCCGCCTGCCGGCCCGGACGGTCCTGGCGCAAGCGGGTCGGCCGCTTTTGTTCCGCAGATACTTGCTTTTTCTGTGCAGAATTCATCAATGATCCTTTAAAAAAGAAAGTCCGGTTTTACTACAAGCCAAAAATCCGGCCGCCGGATGTCCCCCGGTTTTTGATCAGGTCACGAATCTGGTCATTGGAGGCCAGTGCCTCTGCCTGTAGATCTTTCTTGTTGCGCAGATGAGTCTTGGCTTTGCTGTCGAGCAGCAACCGGACTGCGGTTTCACGTCCTGCCGCAGCGGCGAGGATCAACGCTGTATTGCCGTTCTGATTCTTGTGGTTGATATCGTCAACGACAGGGATGAGTAGTTCCATGACGGCGGTATGGCCGTTGATCGCGGCCAGGGCCAGCGGCGTATTCCCTTCGTTGGTCGCGACATCCGGATTAGCCTTCGCCTGCAAAAGAGCCGAAACAGTGGCCGTATGCCCCTGCCGGGCGGCGACGGCCAGAGGAGTCACCCCGGCCTTGTCGCGCACGCTGTGTTTTGCCTTGCGCTGCAGAAGAATGGTTACGACCTCCCGGTGCCCTTCACGGGCGGCAAGCCATAGAGGGGTGGCCCCCTGCGGACTAACCACATCGACTATGGCCCTGGCGCTTAAGAGTTGCTTGACAACCGGCAGATGACCTGATTGAGCAGCGTAAGCCAGTGCGGTTCGACCCGCCAGATTTGTGCGGTTGGCATCGGCACCGGCGGCAAGCAGCACCTTGACGATGGCCAGGTTTCCGTCACGCGCAGCACCAATCAGGGGGGTGCTGCCATCTTTTTCCGGTTGATCAATTTTCGCTCCGGCGCGCACAAGACGCCGGACTATTTCCGGCATATCCTGCTCGGCAGCCCAGGAAAGGGGTGATTTTCCTTCGGTCAAACCGGTATCTGGATCGGCACCGGCATCAAGTAGAGACCGAATGATTTTTTTCTGCCCCTGTCGTGCTGCCAGGCTTAGCGCACTATGGCCCAGAGGATCACGACCATTAACCTGAGCCCCTTTTTGCAAGAGGTTGCTGACCGTACTCTCCTGTCCGAGCCAACAGGCGGTCATTAATGTTGACCAGCCCGCAAAGGGATCGGCATTTTTCTTGGCACGGTTATTCGGTGAAGGCGGCGGCAGCACATCGGCCAGTGACAGGCGAGGGCCCCGTTCAATTTTTTTATTTTCAGGCGGAGCGGCACCCTGAGCCACCAGATAAGCTGAAAGGTTGCGATGACCGCGACTTTTGGCAAGGCGCGCCGCTGTCCAGCCTTCATCGTTAGCCAGGTTCAGATCGGCCTTTGCCTCAATCAGCTGATCTACCAGGCCCTGGTCCCCTTTCCCTGCCGCAATAATCAAGGGCGTATTGCCATGGATGTCCCGGGTATTGACGGGAGCCTGTTTCCGAGTCAGAACCCCGACCGTTGTCAGCTGCTGATGGCTGGTCGCCAGCAAGAGGGCGTCATCGCCATAGATATCTCGAGATCTGATATCTGCCCCCCTGGCGAGAAGGGTTTTCACGACTTCAACATGCCCCTCTCTGGCCGCCAGTATCAGTGGGGTATGTTGTTGGGCATCCCGGCAATTCGGATCGACGCCTTCGTTCAAAAGTTGCCGAACCTTCGCCAAGTCACCTCTGTCGGAAAACCTGAGCAGAGCCTGCTGTTGCCGCTCCGGAGTCGATGACTGGCCAGCCCCCTGATCTTCGCCGACTGCTTTTCCTCCGGAATCTGGCGGAGAGAGAACTCCATTCGTCTCGGCAGTAGCCAGCCAGTTTCTGGCTGCAGCAGGGTCAGCAGGAACGCCACTTCCATTCCTGTACATGACACCAATACTGTGCTGAGCCCTTGGATCGCCGTGTTTTGCTGCCTTGAGCATCCATTTCGCCGCTTGTTTCAGATCGGTCTCGACCCCGCGTCCGCTCCGGTAAAGACCGGCGAGCAGGAACTCGGCATCACGATTCCCTTGCTCGGCAAGAGGCCTCAGCAGCTGAACAGCCCGGTTATAATCGCGCACCCTGATTGCGGCGCTGATCCCTTCCGGCAGTTCAGCCCGAACCGGCTTTGCTTGCACCAGCAGAGAACATGCAAGGAACAGCAGGCAGATAACTGACAACTTATGGCGTCCCATATTTCGTCTCCACCAGCACTCCGCTATCTTTCAGAAAGCCGGTCGGCAGAATGCCGCCGGCGCAGATAATGACCGCATCGTTCTCCAGTTCCAGATCTTCCCCTTCAAATTCGAGCCGGACCTTGGTTTCAGTGATCTCCTTGACCTGGGACTTGAGCAGAATCTGCAACCGGCCGGCCTCACCGGTCTTTTTCGCCAGATCGACATTTTTCGGTTTGGCTCTGGAGAACGCCTCGCTCCGGTAGGAGATGGCCACCGTGGTCCCCGGTTCGGCAGCAATACTGGTTGCTGCTTCAAGGGCACTGTCGCCACCGCCGACAACCAGCACTTTCTGGCCGCGGTACTGTTGCGGATCGATCAACTGGTAAACCACCTTGGGCTGGTTTTCACCCGGTACATCGAGTGTTCGTGGCGTCCCGCGGCGCCCCAGGGAGAGCAAAACGGTACGGGTCTGATAACTGCCATTATTGGTTTTAACTTCAAACCCCTGGTCATTCTTGCGGATCATTTCCACCCGCTCCTGATAGTTGATCTTGACTCCGGTTTTTTTCTCTGCCGACAACCAGAAGGCCATCAATTTCTCCTTGGTGGTTTCCTTGAAATTAACCTTCCCGAGCAGCGGAATCTCAACCGGTGCCGTCATGACCAGCTTGCCACGCGGAAATTTCGAGACCGTCCCCCCCAGGGTGTCTTGCTCAATGGTCTTGGTGCGCAACTTGTGACTCTTGGCACTCAAGGTTGCGGCAAAACCGGCCGGACCGGCACCGACAATCAGAACATCGAGTTGGTTCCCACGACCGATCCCTTCAACTTTGCGAATCGATTCCATCGCCGCACACCCCTGGCGAATCGCATTGCGGATCAAGCCCATACCGCCCAGTTCGCCGGCGATGAAAAGTCCGGGGACATTGCTTTCAAAGTTCGGCTTGACCTTGGGAATATCGACCCCACGCGTCTCTGTGCCAAAAACCAGAGTGATCGCGTCCTGAGGGCAGGCTGCCGCGCAGGCGCCGTGACCGATACAGTGGGTCGGTTCGATCAGGGTCGACTTGCCGTTGATCAGACCGAGAACATGATGCCCGCCCTGCTCCGGACAGGCATTGATACAACACCCGCAGCCGAGGCAGCGATTTGTATTGATCACGGGATGCAGCGAGGCCGGTTCAGTCAGACCGGCTTCAACCGCCTCTTTTTGCAGGGAAAGGTTCCGGCTTTCAATCCGTTTTTTTCGCCAGACAAAGAGCCACCAAAGGGCTCCCATCAGGGCCGGATAGACCCATAAGTCGGTCAAGGCAATTGTGGTCATATTCGTGTAATTCCCGGTTTTGATTCGGTAAACAGTCCAGCTCAGCAGTCAATGCCGTAAAATAAAAAAGGCCGCCAGAGTTTCCTCTGGCGGCCCGGCTGACAGTCGGTTCATGGCAAGCGCCATGTCCTCAAGCCCCGAAGCTCTGCGTCCCAGGGTTTCCCCTGGTTTGCTTTGAGCAAAGGTTACTGAATCAAAGTCGATCCAGATTAAATTTTGTGTCCGAGTGTGAAATGCAAATCCTCTGCCGGAAAACATTTCCGTACCGTCAGAGTCCGGCAAACAAATCCAAATCGATTATTCGCCCTGAGTTCCATTCATGATAAAGAACTGAAATTACTGCAGCATGCAAGCCTGTAAAAACTTTACCAACAGGACATTATTTTTCATTAAGGGTGCGATGAGAACAGTAACTTAACAGGTTCTGTTTTAACTTTTCCTGGAATTTTTGACACAGTCAGGTGCTTCCATGGCATTTTTGGCACAGTTGGTCGTTTTTGCAATAATCAAAATCTATTGCGTCATCCACATAAGACCACGCTCTGACATCTGTTGAAAAAGACAGGAACCGGATGGTGGCGCGTTGCTGGTCAGCTGAAAAGAAGAGTGCGATAAAAACACTCATTTTGAAATATAGCGCTGGTGAATACAGAGGCAAAAAACAGCCTCAGCCCATCAGATCAAGTCGCGATTTAAGTATGAAAAAGGAGAGGCTGTCTGCCTCTCCTTTTTGCTATTTCATTTTATTGGCTCTCTCCTGCCGTTTCTTTTCCTTGCGTTCGTGAGCCTCTCTTATTTTCCGCTCCCTCTCTGTTTCAACCACAGCCTCGCCGGAAGCGCCCTTCGGTTTTTTCAGGTCCTTCATCACTTCATCGAAATTCTTCGGCAACCAGTCAATCTCGCCCTTTTTCAACTTTTTGAACGCTGGAGAACCGGGCTGGATTCCGACCTTCTTGGCAATCACACCCCATCCCTGGCCACGCCGCAGGCGGTACTGCCGGATCACATCGTCGACCGGCTTTTCCGCCTTTAAGCCGAGCCAGAGAGAAACCGCGAGGTCGCCGGGCGAATCAACGCGCCCGAGCAGCGTATCAAAACGGGTCCGTGAAATTCCGTAACGATAAGAGAGTTCGGCCCGGAAGTTGTCAAACTGCCGGCTGGCATAGATATTTAAATCACTGACATAGAGATCAACTTCAGCCAGAGCCGACCCGGAGGTTACCACAACCAGAAGAACCGCAACGAGAAACCTGCGCATGAACATTATCGTCTCCTTTTAGCTACCTGTTGAGCAATAGTATCACAAATAGGTTCGGCCGCCCATATACCGTCTGGCAAACCATTTGTTTGACATCTTTTCAATCCTGACCTTTTTGCCGGTTCGCGGCGCGTGAATGAATCGGTCACTGCCGATAAACATCCCGACATGCGAAACCCGTTTGCCGCCGCGGGTTGCGAAAAAGACCAGGTCACCGGGCCTGAGCTTGGCCTTTGCCACCCAGCGCCCGCTACTGAACTGACTGCGCGAATTCCGGGGCAGGTTCAATCCGTTCAATCGATAGCAGACCATGGTGAGGCCGCTGCAATCAAAACCGTTGCGGCTGTCTTCGCCACCCCACCGGTACGGGACACCGATAAACCGCCTGGCCGTTTTAACCAGTTCGGTCCGCAGGTTGCCGTGACCGCTTTGCCGGATCCGGGCCGCCGTATGGGCCTCCGGTGTAACGATAAAAAACGTCTCGATCAGCCCAGAACCCTGCAGCCTCTCGGCCGCACTCCGGGCCTGATCATAGGCAATGTAATCACCGAACCGGACCTTGTAAAGGCCCGAGTCGTGGCGAAAGTAATAGGCATCAATACCCCGGGAACCGAGTTGACGTTCTAGCCGGACCGCGTTTTCAAGGTTGGAAAAGGCACCGACCTGGACGGTATAGCCGAGCTGCGATATGCCCTGCTCCGGTGCTCCAGGGGAGACGGGTTCCTCGAGCAGCAGAGAGGCAATCGGATCGTTCACCGGGCCGGCTGAAGAAGACGGACCGGAGCAACCGGAAAGAATGCCGAGGAAACAAGCAAGAATGAGAACAGGGCGCAGCATCATGGCCAAATCAGAGGAGAATTCCCTTGAGCCCGCTG comes from Desulfuromonas sp. and encodes:
- a CDS encoding cytochrome C produces the protein MRYQPFFQSVRSLFLSLLILGFFLIPAPVHSAGPSTVIYALNLESSLTPVGAIDNVGMGKLGYQTLFRKDGQTWHRLRLGFFSSMSDAEAALDRWRKNYPDAWITRVSVSEKQLAQAVSSAEKPAESAVRSPSFDHFTTGFPLEGEHENLRCGRCHVNGIFKGTPRQCSPCHSGGGRIAAQGVSANHIPTQGDCDLCHASQAWSKVRMDHSLATTANCSGCHNNSMAIGKPGNHPASSGLCSACHSTISWQATFFDHNSITQTCFSCHNGNPIPGKTSRHIASDNNCENCHRPTVWIDATYDHSLATGPCFNCHNGSSVHGKPANHITSTNSCDACHVAAAWASVAMDHSQATGTCSGCHNGTVAPGKSATHVQTTVQCDACHTTTTFVGGKVDHTSITASCGSCHNGSTAPGKSATHITSTNNCDACHVTNNWATTRMDHSAVTGTCSGCHNGTVAPGKSATHVQTTAQCDLCHGTSAWLPANIDHTNVSGTCYSCHNGSTAPGKSATHITSTNSCDACHVTNNWATIRMDHSAVTGICTTCHNGTVAPGKSATHVQTTAQCDLCHSTSAWLPANIDHTNVSGTCYSCHNGSTAPGKSATHIASTNNCDDCHITNNWATVRMDHSAITGSCTSCHNGITAPGKPGTHIQTSGPCDLCHSTLAWTPASFDHSAAAGVCSSCHNGTTATGTPGGHFVTTQQCDSCHRTTGWATISFNHSSSAYPGTHRSSVTCVNCHTGNSQIVAWPTAAYKPDCAGCHANDYRADEHRKVSGGAYYTVSELRNCAGACHTYTDSTLSTISRSRNSEHRSNGSF
- a CDS encoding 4Fe-4S ferredoxin, with protein sequence MTTIALTDLWVYPALMGALWWLFVWRKKRIESRNLSLQKEAVEAGLTEPASLHPVINTNRCLGCGCCINACPEQGGHHVLGLINGKSTLIEPTHCIGHGACAAACPQDAITLVFGTETRGVDIPKVKPNFESNVPGLFIAGELGGMGLIRNAIRQGCAAMESIRKVEGIGRGNQLDVLIVGAGPAGFAATLSAKSHKLRTKTIEQDTLGGTVSKFPRGKLVMTAPVEIPLLGKVNFKETTKEKLMAFWLSAEKKTGVKINYQERVEMIRKNDQGFEVKTNNGSYQTRTVLLSLGRRGTPRTLDVPGENQPKVVYQLIDPQQYRGQKVLVVGGGDSALEAATSIAAEPGTTVAISYRSEAFSRAKPKNVDLAKKTGEAGRLQILLKSQVKEITETKVRLEFEGEDLELENDAVIICAGGILPTGFLKDSGVLVETKYGTP
- a CDS encoding hydrolase: MMLRPVLILACFLGILSGCSGPSSSAGPVNDPIASLLLEEPVSPGAPEQGISQLGYTVQVGAFSNLENAVRLERQLGSRGIDAYYFRHDSGLYKVRFGDYIAYDQARSAAERLQGSGLIETFFIVTPEAHTAARIRQSGHGNLRTELVKTARRFIGVPYRWGGEDSRNGFDCSGLTMVCYRLNGLNLPRNSRSQFSSGRWVAKAKLRPGDLVFFATRGGKRVSHVGMFIGSDRFIHAPRTGKKVRIEKMSNKWFARRYMGGRTYL